The Coffea arabica cultivar ET-39 chromosome 9c, Coffea Arabica ET-39 HiFi, whole genome shotgun sequence nucleotide sequence CTTATGTTCTGGATTTGTAACTCTAGGAAATGGACAAAAATTGGATGAGACTTGATAATAGGCAGGACGAGTCTTATAAACTTGGGGTGGCTGCTTTCTTAAACTTCGTATATTCTGGAAAGGCAAAACATCTTATGATAGCTTGCCCTTGTAAACAATGCAATAACTTCTGCAACCATACAAAAAGTGTGGTGGAAAACCACTTATttacatttgaaattagaaaaaGTTACACCAGATGGATACACCATGGTGAACAATTTCGACAGGAAATTAGAAAGGATAGTAATCTGGGCGGTGATGAAGAAGGGGATACTGACAGTGAGGATTTAAACCATATGCTCAATGACATAGGCACTGCACAATGGGGGGGAAATTGGTTTAGTAGGGAAGATGATGGTGAAGGAAGTTCAGGCTTGAATGCTAGTGAGACTGATGCCTTCCTAAAATTGTTGGAAGATGCAAATAGGGAACTTTATCCTGGAAACACCTTTTTCTCAAAGCTGTCTTTTGTAGTCACTCTTCTACATCTGAAAACGATGAACGGGTGGACTATAAACTCGTTTAACTCCTTGCTAGAGGTCTTTAAGAAGGCACTACCTCCCGAAGTTGCAGTTCCTAAGTCTTTCTCTGATGCTAAAAGAATTATTCGAGACTTGGGGTTCATATCTGAAAAAATACATGCCTGTGTCAATGATTGTGTACTCTTCCGCAAggaatatgaaaattttgacacttgtccaaatccaaattgcaaAGAGGCTCGCTACAAGTCAAAGGGTTCAAAAATTCCACGAAAAGTTCTTCGCTATTTTCCCTTGAAACCCAGGCTTCAACGCTTATATGCACACAAGGAAATAGCTTTAGATATGCGGTGGCATAAAGAAAAGTGTGTAGATGATGGTAACACCATGAGGCATCCGGCAGACAGCGAAGCATGGAAAGATTTTGATAAATTATATCCAGATTTTGCTCATGATCCTAGAAATGTCAGGTTTGGCCTTGTGACTGATGGTTTCAATCCTTTTGGAACCATGACATCGACTTATAGCATTTGGCCCGTTTTTATTGTACCATATAATCTGCCTCCCTGGAAATGTATGAAAGACCCATTCTTTTTCATGTCAATGTTGATTCCTAGTCCTAAATCCCCGGGAAATGAGATCTGTGTCTACATGGCACCTCTAATAGATGAGTTGAATGAATTTTGGGATGGTCTAGAAAGTTATGATGCACATACTGGTCAGAAATTTACCATTCGTACTGCTTTGCTTTGGACTATAAATGACTTCCCTGCCTATGCTATGTTATCTGGATGGAGTACTAAAGGGTATCAGGCTTGTCCAATTTGCATGGCAGAAACATCCTGTATGCATTTGAAACATAGGAAAAAATTATGCTACACAGGCCATCATCGCTTCTTGCCTATTGATCATCATTGGCGTAGAGAAAGAAAGCCATTTGATGGTAAAGTAGATTTTAGGAATCCTGTTATTCCCTTATCTGGAAAAGAAGTTCTGAAACAACTAGAAAGAATTGAGATACAGTTTGGGAAAACTCTTCAGCAAATCAAGGCAAGGAAGCGCAAACGTGATGCTAGTGGGCTTAATTGGACAAAGAAAAGTTGCTTTTTTGAATTACCTTATTGGTCAAACCTAAAATTGCGGCATAATTTAGATGTCATGCATATAGTGAAAAATATATCGGAGAGTGTC carries:
- the LOC113708184 gene encoding uncharacterized protein — its product is MDKNWMRLDNRQDESYKLGVAAFLNFVYSGKAKHLMIACPCKQCNNFCNHTKSVVENHLFTFEIRKSYTRWIHHGEQFRQEIRKDSNLGGDEEGDTDSEDLNHMLNDIGTAQWGGNWFSREDDGEGSSGLNASETDAFLKLLEDANRELYPGNTFFSKLSFVVTLLHLKTMNGWTINSFNSLLEVFKKALPPEVAVPKSFSDAKRIIRDLGFISEKIHACVNDCVLFRKEYENFDTCPNPNCKEARYKSKGSKIPRKVLRYFPLKPRLQRLYAHKEIALDMRWHKEKCVDDGNTMRHPADSEAWKDFDKLYPDFAHDPRNVRFGLVTDGFNPFGTMTSTYSIWPVFIVPYNLPPWKCMKDPFFFMSMLIPSPKSPGNEICVYMAPLIDELNEFWDGLESYDAHTGQKFTIRTALLWTINDFPAYAMLSGWSTKGYQACPICMAETSCMHLKHRKKLCYTGHHRFLPIDHHWRRERKPFDGKVDFRNPVIPLSGKEVLKQLERIEIQFGKTLQQIKARKRKRDASGLNWTKKSCFFELPYWSNLKLRHNLDVMHIVKNISESVFATIMDFDGKTKDNWQCRNDLKELGIKKELHLIQNGDVYIMPHACYQLFKEEKKKDCDFLASIKFPDGFASNISRCIKNGQFQLSGMKSHDFHIFIQRILPFAIRGSLTKEVRQVLFELSDLIKKLCARTLHRDVLQECDSKIPVIMCKLERLFPPAFFDIMLHVLVHLPAEAILTGPAQYRWMFPFERKMGILKSYVQNKARPEGCIAERYIDKECLTFFSMYLDNVETIFNRPERNNERVDKHGQLSIFSGSARPFGGSKHRYLPDSELAKIHSFLLNNCDELDDYINEHKTLLEAECTENVIQQHDKEFATWFKERVLYGSQPWNDEFRSLALGLDNRICMYTSCMANGYRFHTEDRERERKTQNSGIVVKGEHGNNVIDFYGVLKEIIELRGTQQADEDFIDDSDIGDPNSCDDDENEDILSDNDTDSS